In Desulforhopalus sp., a single window of DNA contains:
- the secB gene encoding protein-export chaperone SecB codes for MTENANNGNSTRPEFRMQKMYIKDLSFENPNSPQIFTAQQKMDPAVEVNLQLNNTKIDNDHWEVVLKVTAKVTSKDENKVLFILEIEHAAVFMLRNIPGEHIEMLLGVDCPTLLFPFTRQIVSQVSVDGGYIPFLMEPVNFMALFQNAQKKKEKEEAKN; via the coding sequence ATGACAGAAAACGCAAATAATGGCAATTCGACTAGACCGGAATTTCGGATGCAAAAGATGTATATAAAGGATTTATCTTTCGAGAATCCTAATTCGCCACAGATCTTTACTGCTCAGCAGAAGATGGATCCAGCGGTTGAAGTGAATTTACAGCTCAATAATACGAAGATTGACAATGATCATTGGGAGGTTGTTCTAAAGGTAACGGCAAAAGTCACATCAAAGGATGAAAACAAGGTGCTTTTCATCTTGGAAATTGAACATGCTGCAGTTTTCATGCTGCGAAATATACCCGGAGAACACATTGAGATGCTATTGGGAGTAGATTGTCCTACTCTTCTCTTTCCATTCACCAGACAGATCGTGAGTCAGGTTTCTGTTGATGGAGGATACATTCCATTTCTGATGGAACCAGTGAATTTTATGGCTCTTTTTCAGAATGCACAAAAGAAGAAAGAAAAAGAAGAAGCGAAGAACTAG
- a CDS encoding type II and III secretion system protein encodes MKINDFFKISVQEDIMKSIMNITCCGGLLLLTLFLSSCITEKAKSPDSKSSVVSDSTTLGDKSKSALDAAQSASLPVKYQTAAYVVDKAEGEDIAIANEGKLKVGARITSTKGPQPLWDIVKRLATLKGMNVSWASDVDRDALVDVDINANDDFYQSLDQMLRQVDYYHEMQGNTIVIKYKETRQFQIAMPFTKQNYTTATGGNVLGNSDNAKNIEGTIALKSKDNEFDIWENIKLNIESIMNIWSYRREQSMVEKTATSAGKGEEAARNYDTKNKSGVDTNKDSEGQKETDKTAAKQDKSVGGQGYYIIDKPVGLITVTAPRPILDKIDAYITTLKKSLYQQISIEAKIIEVQLRDASSIGINWSSVLKNFNLNGIATFGSPIPGTDFGQVYPFIYNNDAKSGPITYTDDTKKAYFKTINPGQFVSNIFMENAPFDLFLNALNEQGNTKILSNPKISVMNGQPAMITVGRNVTYIDNIDSKIDSDTNIITYTVKTERILSGVGMALTATILGKNEVIMNLVPITSELQEPILYKDVGNLGGTVGLPIINVREMSTTVKVNDGEMLVIGGLITDYNDSTGEFAPMLGDVPFLKYLFGYEEKEHLKRELIILLRPRII; translated from the coding sequence ATGAAAATAAATGATTTTTTTAAAATTTCAGTTCAAGAGGATATCATGAAGTCTATAATGAATATTACCTGCTGCGGTGGCCTCTTGCTGCTAACGCTCTTTCTCAGCTCGTGCATAACTGAAAAAGCAAAGTCTCCAGATTCAAAATCTTCAGTTGTTAGTGACTCGACTACTCTTGGTGATAAAAGCAAATCTGCTCTTGATGCTGCACAATCTGCCAGTCTCCCTGTAAAATATCAAACTGCCGCCTACGTAGTTGATAAAGCAGAAGGAGAGGATATTGCTATCGCTAATGAAGGAAAGCTAAAAGTTGGAGCGCGTATAACGTCAACAAAAGGCCCCCAACCTCTTTGGGATATAGTCAAAAGGCTTGCCACTTTGAAGGGTATGAATGTTTCCTGGGCAAGTGACGTCGATAGAGATGCTTTGGTTGACGTTGATATAAACGCCAACGATGATTTTTATCAATCTCTTGACCAAATGCTCCGGCAAGTTGACTACTATCATGAGATGCAGGGCAACACTATCGTTATTAAATACAAAGAAACACGGCAGTTTCAAATTGCCATGCCCTTCACCAAACAGAATTACACAACCGCGACAGGTGGAAATGTTCTCGGAAACAGTGATAATGCAAAGAATATTGAAGGAACAATTGCCCTTAAGAGCAAGGACAACGAGTTTGATATCTGGGAAAATATTAAGCTTAATATTGAAAGTATAATGAATATTTGGTCCTACCGCCGGGAACAAAGTATGGTGGAAAAAACTGCTACTAGCGCCGGTAAAGGTGAAGAGGCAGCACGAAATTACGATACGAAAAATAAATCAGGCGTTGATACCAACAAGGATTCTGAAGGTCAGAAAGAAACTGATAAAACTGCTGCTAAGCAGGACAAATCAGTAGGAGGCCAAGGATACTATATTATCGACAAGCCTGTTGGACTGATTACCGTCACCGCTCCTCGCCCTATACTCGATAAGATCGATGCGTATATCACAACCCTCAAGAAGTCGCTCTATCAGCAAATTTCGATTGAAGCTAAGATAATCGAGGTGCAGTTGCGGGATGCCTCTAGTATCGGCATTAACTGGAGCAGTGTTTTAAAGAACTTTAACCTCAATGGTATTGCTACATTTGGAAGCCCTATACCCGGCACTGATTTCGGGCAAGTTTACCCGTTCATTTATAATAACGACGCCAAAAGTGGTCCAATAACCTATACCGACGACACCAAAAAAGCCTACTTCAAAACAATCAATCCGGGCCAGTTTGTATCGAACATATTTATGGAGAATGCTCCATTTGATCTTTTCCTCAATGCTCTGAATGAACAAGGTAACACTAAAATTCTTTCCAATCCTAAAATCAGTGTTATGAACGGTCAACCAGCGATGATTACTGTTGGTAGAAACGTTACTTACATTGACAATATTGATTCCAAAATTGATTCCGACACAAACATTATTACGTATACAGTCAAGACGGAGAGAATCCTCTCGGGTGTGGGTATGGCATTGACCGCAACCATTCTTGGAAAAAATGAGGTTATCATGAATCTGGTTCCTATTACCTCGGAGTTGCAAGAACCGATTCTTTACAAAGACGTCGGTAACCTCGGTGGAACAGTCGGCCTCCCAATCATTAATGTTCGTGAGATGAGTACAACCGTAAAGGTAAATGACGGTGAAATGTTGGTTATCGGCGGTCTTATAACCGACTACAATGATTCAACCGGAGAGTTTGCCCCTATGCTCGGAGACGTGCCATTTCTCAAATACCTCTTTGGATATGAAGAAAAAGAACATCTGAAACGGGAGCTAATCATTCTCTTAAGGCCTCGGATTATCTAA
- a CDS encoding AMIN domain-containing protein, translated as MLKWLAKLQSAVLFAFCLLFVFQIPAAKSELAVSYEISDVKVDISDNVLTYNLTGNSPPVYTVSERFSPFRIMIDVAGASYAQNLAEKVEKIPENRFARLAVSDLKNQSPQVMRFEFTLADSHDYVVTAKDNSLQIKLHPANSKATTTNSNDQKGGPLVLKDFKVASSPSSTTITILANSSIENYKVDTISGATDQPPRMYIDINNVKFNELPSEKQIGTSVAKVRVAPKDKGARIVFDSGNSQLFKYTVAPVPNGLNIVINESSGAPNLTSGKSQSPEKSKPTDSTLDTLIGSSQQLLNKGSEKQDATSTSAKIAALENDFSFSGYNKQKISVDFYKIDIHNVFRLFRQITDLNIIVDEEVQGALTLALNDVPWDFALDIILNLMDLKKEERFNTIVIYPSKKAFVWPTRAEDNLAFQADVQVIEQEALVIEKSSAQSKEIMEAKELMAKAKKLEDKQEIEEAALLYSKAYELWPENSMLSNRLTALYLVNLGQNSKALFVAKQTLQRDPSNARAALYAAIGSANMQKINEAKDYFAQSISGSPPMKEALISYAAFSENNGYNDAALKLLDKYHSIHGENIDTMVGRARILDKLGRAKEATQQYKAVLASGFQVRPDLKKFIEGRLAVKDLN; from the coding sequence ATGCTTAAATGGCTAGCCAAACTTCAATCGGCTGTTTTGTTCGCATTTTGCCTTTTGTTCGTTTTTCAAATTCCGGCTGCAAAATCCGAACTTGCTGTTTCTTATGAAATCTCAGACGTTAAGGTCGATATTTCAGACAATGTTCTTACCTACAATCTCACCGGAAACTCCCCGCCTGTTTACACTGTATCCGAGCGATTCTCTCCATTTCGCATAATGATTGACGTAGCTGGTGCTTCTTACGCTCAGAATTTGGCGGAAAAAGTCGAAAAAATTCCTGAAAATCGTTTCGCTCGACTTGCTGTTTCTGATCTCAAGAATCAGAGTCCACAAGTGATGCGCTTTGAATTCACCTTGGCTGACAGCCATGATTACGTTGTAACAGCTAAAGACAATAGTTTGCAGATAAAGCTGCACCCAGCCAATTCAAAGGCAACAACCACAAACTCTAATGATCAAAAGGGAGGCCCCTTAGTTTTAAAAGATTTCAAAGTAGCAAGTAGCCCTAGTTCAACTACGATTACGATTCTTGCCAATAGTTCGATTGAGAATTACAAAGTTGACACTATTAGTGGTGCAACAGATCAACCCCCCAGGATGTATATTGATATAAATAATGTGAAATTCAACGAGCTTCCCAGTGAGAAACAAATAGGTACCTCTGTGGCAAAGGTAAGAGTAGCCCCAAAGGATAAGGGGGCGAGGATTGTTTTCGATTCTGGGAACTCCCAGCTGTTCAAATACACTGTTGCCCCGGTTCCTAATGGACTGAACATAGTCATAAATGAATCATCTGGCGCACCGAATCTTACATCAGGCAAAAGTCAATCTCCCGAGAAATCCAAGCCTACCGACAGTACACTTGATACACTGATTGGATCGTCGCAACAGCTACTTAACAAAGGGTCAGAGAAGCAAGACGCCACATCCACTTCTGCCAAAATAGCAGCTCTTGAAAATGACTTTTCGTTTTCAGGATACAACAAACAAAAAATCAGTGTCGATTTTTATAAAATTGACATTCATAATGTATTTCGTCTTTTTAGACAAATTACTGATCTTAATATAATCGTTGACGAAGAGGTTCAAGGTGCACTTACTCTAGCACTCAATGACGTGCCTTGGGATTTTGCCTTGGATATCATTCTCAATTTGATGGATCTGAAGAAAGAGGAACGTTTTAATACAATAGTAATATACCCTAGCAAAAAAGCCTTTGTTTGGCCAACTAGAGCGGAAGACAATCTCGCTTTTCAAGCTGACGTTCAGGTCATTGAACAGGAGGCCTTGGTTATCGAAAAATCTTCAGCCCAATCAAAAGAGATCATGGAGGCTAAAGAGTTAATGGCCAAGGCCAAAAAACTCGAAGATAAACAAGAAATTGAGGAGGCAGCCCTTCTGTATTCGAAGGCCTATGAACTCTGGCCCGAAAATTCCATGCTCTCTAACCGGTTAACGGCCCTCTATCTTGTCAACCTCGGCCAAAACTCAAAAGCGCTTTTCGTTGCAAAACAAACTTTACAGCGCGATCCATCAAATGCTCGTGCAGCTCTTTATGCGGCAATTGGTTCTGCCAACATGCAAAAGATTAATGAGGCAAAGGACTACTTTGCCCAGAGTATTAGCGGCTCACCACCGATGAAGGAAGCCCTTATCAGTTATGCCGCATTCAGCGAAAATAATGGCTACAACGATGCAGCTCTCAAGCTCTTGGATAAATATCACTCTATACACGGAGAAAATATCGACACAATGGTCGGCAGGGCTCGAATTCTCGACAAACTTGGTCGCGCCAAAGAGGCCACTCAACAGTATAAAGCTGTTTTAGCATCTGGATTCCAAGTGCGCCCCGACTTAAAAAAATTTATTGAAGGTCGTCTCGCGGTTAAGGATTTAAATTGA
- a CDS encoding pilus assembly protein PilP: MSLIDDCSFLPLSRNVCAKSLLFVSVSFCTLLLHLNVAVSADNEGGILPASPPNQPSSSVQFEYKLENRPDPFVPFITERATASTVDMDEIVDAGEPLTGMQLFEPGQLTLVALIKKGGENLAMVQDFTGKGYVLSEGTKVGRRGVVKNFTPQSVVIEETAVTRAGKKTVTEVVMLLKKEKKEGEK, translated from the coding sequence ATGAGCCTTATTGATGATTGTTCATTTTTGCCTCTATCACGAAATGTTTGTGCGAAGAGTCTTTTATTTGTGTCCGTTAGTTTTTGTACTCTTCTTCTACATTTAAATGTTGCTGTCTCGGCTGATAATGAAGGAGGGATCCTCCCGGCATCACCTCCAAATCAACCGAGCAGCAGTGTACAATTCGAATACAAACTCGAAAACCGACCGGATCCGTTCGTGCCATTCATAACAGAAAGAGCTACTGCTTCCACTGTTGATATGGACGAAATAGTTGATGCAGGCGAACCGCTGACGGGGATGCAGCTTTTTGAACCTGGTCAACTGACTCTCGTAGCTCTGATAAAAAAGGGTGGGGAGAATCTCGCGATGGTTCAAGATTTCACCGGCAAGGGATATGTCCTCTCCGAAGGCACAAAAGTTGGTCGGAGGGGTGTCGTCAAGAATTTCACGCCACAATCGGTCGTCATTGAAGAGACAGCTGTGACTCGAGCAGGAAAGAAAACCGTCACCGAGGTCGTTATGCTACTCAAGAAAGAGAAGAAAGAGGGAGAAAAATAG
- a CDS encoding type 4a pilus biogenesis protein PilO, protein MKTSNQKLAVFIDEKYIPLSPKIKLGIVAAIALLPIIAFYFAFFEPNNTKIGQLENQKVTLTKELKEVEAKVADLQKFTKELEEATAKFEETSMLLPKDKEIPKLLKDISALGRSAGLDFLTFKPLADVPKDFYAEIPITINVRGPYHNMGFFFDNVSKLERIVSVSNIKMSSPKKEGEEMLLSSDCTLVTYRFTNVELPKAGDPKTNKAPNTAPTK, encoded by the coding sequence ATGAAAACGAGCAATCAAAAATTAGCAGTCTTCATTGACGAAAAATATATCCCACTCTCGCCAAAGATCAAACTCGGTATTGTGGCTGCCATTGCCTTGCTCCCTATTATTGCCTTTTATTTTGCCTTTTTTGAGCCGAATAACACAAAGATAGGTCAACTTGAAAACCAGAAAGTAACACTGACTAAAGAGCTTAAGGAAGTTGAAGCAAAGGTCGCCGATCTCCAAAAATTTACAAAAGAGCTTGAGGAGGCAACGGCAAAGTTTGAAGAAACCTCAATGCTTCTTCCCAAAGATAAAGAAATTCCAAAGCTCCTCAAAGATATTTCAGCTCTTGGGAGAAGTGCCGGTCTTGATTTCTTGACATTCAAGCCACTTGCAGATGTTCCAAAGGACTTTTATGCAGAGATTCCTATTACCATAAACGTTCGCGGCCCCTACCACAATATGGGCTTCTTCTTTGATAATGTCAGCAAACTGGAGCGAATCGTTTCTGTTTCAAATATAAAAATGAGCTCCCCTAAAAAAGAGGGTGAAGAGATGCTTCTAAGCTCTGATTGCACTTTGGTCACCTACCGATTTACTAACGTTGAGCTGCCCAAGGCAGGTGACCCAAAAACTAACAAAGCGCCTAATACGGCACCTACCAAATGA
- a CDS encoding PilN domain-containing protein: protein MLKINLLPVRQLKKRASAQRQLMGMVALFVLILASLAIVGVLQAQKIKGLEENISTLNAKKASHTPTLNKIAQLKKEREELSRKTEIIKKLKTDSSLTVRLLDEVATRIDKQRMWLEALQQQNNALTLSGVALDNQTIAQFMDKLKESPFVQDVTLTNSLQKVVSGRNLKSFDLSCAVAQPESKKQEVAEVKK, encoded by the coding sequence ATGCTTAAGATTAATTTATTACCAGTTAGGCAATTAAAGAAAAGAGCCAGTGCCCAAAGGCAGTTGATGGGGATGGTTGCTCTTTTTGTCCTAATTCTGGCCTCTCTAGCTATTGTTGGTGTTCTCCAGGCGCAAAAGATCAAAGGCCTTGAAGAGAATATTAGCACCCTTAACGCCAAAAAGGCCTCTCATACTCCTACCCTGAATAAGATCGCACAGCTGAAAAAAGAACGCGAAGAACTTTCCAGGAAAACGGAAATCATCAAAAAATTGAAAACCGATTCCTCGCTAACGGTTCGACTTCTCGACGAGGTCGCTACGAGAATTGATAAGCAAAGGATGTGGCTGGAGGCCTTGCAACAACAGAATAATGCTCTCACTCTATCTGGGGTTGCACTTGACAATCAGACTATTGCCCAATTCATGGACAAACTGAAAGAATCTCCGTTTGTTCAAGATGTTACTCTCACAAATTCATTGCAAAAGGTGGTATCAGGAAGAAATTTAAAAAGTTTCGACCTTAGTTGCGCAGTTGCACAACCGGAATCAAAAAAACAAGAAGTTGCTGAAGTTAAAAAATAA
- a CDS encoding pilus assembly protein PilM, producing the protein MKLPFGSQKDLVVGLDIGSHAVKVCQLKKTSNSYAIVTLGSTVLPEGAVDDGTLNEPEIVSKAISDLFKNLKIKNRAVGFSISGYSVIVKKVNLAVMDDAQLESHITSEAEQYIPFDIDDVYLDFQDLKTNTKDNDRTDVMLVAAKKEIVNDYLEMLRSINLNPVIVDVDGFALENSYQHNYRTQENVALVDIGATKMNINIISQGVSVVARDIIVGSRQLTEQIMNVFDIDFEEAEAIKLGFLPAEEKKHEVEEIFSATCTQWVLEIKKAIDLYHSNHPDQPLNRLILSGGGAKVTGLIDFLAQETKVAVELFNPFLNMEFNRKKIDPDYLLSIGPEMAIATGIALRPSAI; encoded by the coding sequence ATGAAATTGCCGTTTGGATCTCAAAAAGACTTAGTGGTCGGTTTGGACATTGGTTCCCACGCTGTCAAGGTGTGTCAACTCAAAAAGACATCCAATAGTTACGCCATTGTAACTCTTGGCAGTACCGTGCTACCCGAAGGCGCAGTCGATGATGGGACGCTTAACGAGCCAGAGATAGTGAGCAAAGCTATATCCGACCTGTTCAAGAATTTAAAAATCAAAAACAGAGCGGTTGGGTTTTCAATTTCTGGCTATTCGGTAATTGTCAAAAAGGTTAATCTTGCGGTTATGGACGATGCTCAGCTGGAAAGCCACATCACATCTGAAGCTGAACAATATATCCCTTTTGATATCGACGACGTTTATCTTGATTTTCAAGATCTAAAGACCAACACGAAAGATAATGATCGTACTGATGTAATGCTCGTCGCTGCCAAAAAAGAAATAGTCAATGACTATTTGGAAATGTTGCGCAGCATCAATCTCAACCCAGTTATTGTTGATGTAGACGGTTTCGCCCTTGAGAACAGCTACCAGCATAACTATCGAACTCAAGAGAACGTCGCCTTAGTAGATATCGGGGCAACAAAAATGAACATTAATATAATATCCCAAGGTGTATCAGTCGTGGCCCGGGATATTATTGTTGGCAGTCGCCAGCTCACAGAACAAATAATGAACGTTTTTGATATCGACTTTGAAGAGGCCGAGGCAATAAAGCTGGGCTTCTTGCCTGCAGAAGAGAAAAAACACGAGGTTGAGGAAATTTTCTCAGCAACTTGCACCCAGTGGGTATTAGAGATAAAGAAGGCTATAGACCTTTACCACTCTAATCATCCGGATCAACCTCTTAATAGATTGATTTTAAGCGGTGGAGGCGCAAAGGTCACCGGTCTTATTGATTTTCTCGCCCAAGAGACAAAGGTGGCCGTAGAGCTTTTTAATCCATTTCTCAATATGGAGTTCAATCGTAAAAAAATTGATCCAGATTATCTCCTTAGCATAGGACCAGAAATGGCCATTGCTACCGGGATCGCTTTGAGGCCATCCGCTATCTAA
- the lepB gene encoding signal peptidase I, giving the protein MAREGRDKSVFREYFEAICIAILLALFIRTFIVQAFKIPSGSMLPTLLIGDHLLVNKFQYGVRVPFSGKLLIPYKKPVRGDVVVFRYPKDKSIDYIKRVIGTPGDTVEIRTKKVFVNGEQVDDPHASISSPAVLSAASSPRDNFGPVQVPEGKIFVMGDNRDHSYDSRFWGFVDQDDILGKAFLLYWSWDIDKSLFSIDRLASVRWGRLAKIID; this is encoded by the coding sequence TTGGCTAGGGAAGGAAGAGATAAAAGTGTTTTTAGGGAATATTTTGAAGCAATATGCATTGCCATTCTTCTGGCATTGTTTATTCGGACATTTATCGTACAGGCTTTTAAGATTCCTTCGGGATCAATGTTGCCGACCTTGTTGATAGGAGATCATCTGCTCGTCAACAAATTTCAATATGGGGTTAGAGTTCCGTTCTCTGGCAAACTCTTGATTCCTTACAAGAAGCCGGTTCGTGGTGATGTTGTTGTTTTTCGATATCCGAAAGATAAATCTATCGACTACATCAAGAGAGTTATAGGTACCCCTGGGGATACCGTCGAAATTCGAACTAAAAAAGTATTTGTCAATGGCGAACAGGTTGATGATCCTCACGCAAGCATCAGTTCTCCCGCAGTGTTAAGTGCAGCTTCGAGTCCTCGTGATAATTTCGGTCCAGTGCAGGTGCCAGAAGGAAAGATTTTTGTAATGGGTGATAATCGAGACCACAGTTATGACAGCCGGTTTTGGGGTTTTGTCGACCAGGATGATATTTTGGGAAAGGCATTCCTTCTCTACTGGTCCTGGGATATTGATAAATCACTTTTTTCTATTGATCGCCTCGCTTCAGTTCGTTGGGGGCGATTGGCAAAAATTATCGATTAA
- a CDS encoding aspartate carbamoyltransferase catalytic subunit — MTENSEQDYQFRHKNIFGIEQLSVADISHILATARSFREISGRPIKKVPTLRGKTIVNLFFEPSTRTRLSFEIAAKRMSADTFNIAASTSSATKGETLVDTAKNIEAMSPDVIIVRHSSSGAPQLLAKHINAAVINAGDGAHEHPSQGLLDMMTVMEHKGHLAGLKIAIVGDIAHSRVAISDIIGFTKMGANVSVAGPQTFMPSHISLLGAKVCSSVKEAVSGADVVMALRIQLERQNDSLIPSLREYSQFFGINRKLLELAKEDVIVMHPGPVNRGVELSPDVADGGKSVILDQVANGVAVRMALLYLVLGGNKGGDGQGEIR; from the coding sequence ATGACAGAAAACTCAGAGCAGGATTATCAGTTCCGGCATAAAAATATCTTTGGAATTGAACAGTTGTCTGTTGCCGATATATCCCACATTCTCGCCACAGCCCGATCTTTTCGTGAGATATCTGGGCGACCGATCAAAAAGGTTCCGACTCTCCGTGGCAAAACCATTGTAAACTTATTCTTTGAGCCCTCCACTCGGACCCGACTTTCTTTTGAAATCGCCGCAAAAAGGATGAGTGCCGACACCTTTAATATTGCCGCCTCAACCAGCTCCGCTACGAAAGGAGAGACACTCGTCGATACAGCTAAAAACATTGAGGCAATGAGTCCAGATGTTATCATTGTTCGTCATTCTAGCTCGGGTGCCCCGCAATTACTTGCCAAACATATCAATGCCGCTGTTATCAATGCGGGAGATGGGGCGCATGAACATCCCAGTCAGGGCCTTTTGGATATGATGACGGTGATGGAGCACAAAGGGCATCTCGCGGGACTGAAGATAGCAATTGTCGGTGATATTGCTCATAGCAGGGTAGCGATATCGGATATTATCGGTTTTACGAAAATGGGTGCAAATGTTTCTGTCGCTGGACCGCAGACGTTTATGCCTTCTCATATTTCTCTGCTTGGCGCCAAGGTTTGTTCTTCTGTGAAAGAAGCTGTAAGTGGTGCAGATGTGGTCATGGCTCTGCGCATTCAACTGGAACGCCAAAACGATTCACTCATACCAAGTTTGCGGGAATACTCACAGTTTTTTGGGATAAACCGGAAACTTCTTGAGCTTGCTAAAGAGGATGTGATAGTCATGCACCCGGGCCCCGTTAATAGAGGTGTTGAGCTAAGCCCCGATGTCGCTGATGGCGGCAAATCTGTCATTCTTGATCAAGTCGCCAACGGTGTTGCCGTGCGCATGGCTCTTTTATATTTGGTGCTTGGTGGAAATAAAGGCGGAGATGGACAGGGTGAGATCAGATGA